In Pseudomonas alcaliphila JAB1, a single window of DNA contains:
- a CDS encoding riboflavin synthase — MFTGIIEAIGSIRAMTPKGGDVRVYVATGKLDLGDVKLGDSIAVNGVCLTAVELPGDGFWADVSRETLARTAFVDLKPGSAVNLEKALTPTSRLGGHLVSGHVDGVGEIVSRADNARAVQFRVRAPSELAKYIAHKGSITVDGTSLTVNAVDGAEFELTIVPHTLAETIMVDYQAGRKVNLEVDLLARYLERLLLGDKAAEPKASGLTESFLAEHGYLKN; from the coding sequence ATGTTCACCGGCATAATCGAAGCCATTGGCAGTATCCGCGCCATGACGCCCAAGGGCGGCGACGTGCGCGTCTACGTGGCCACCGGCAAGCTCGATCTGGGTGACGTCAAGCTCGGCGACAGCATCGCCGTCAACGGCGTGTGCCTGACCGCAGTGGAACTGCCCGGCGACGGCTTCTGGGCCGACGTCAGCCGCGAGACGCTGGCGCGCACCGCCTTCGTCGACCTCAAGCCCGGCAGCGCGGTGAACCTGGAAAAGGCCCTGACGCCCACCAGCCGCCTCGGCGGGCACCTGGTCAGCGGCCACGTCGACGGCGTCGGCGAGATCGTCTCGCGTGCCGATAACGCCCGCGCCGTGCAGTTCAGGGTGCGCGCGCCGAGTGAGCTGGCCAAGTACATCGCGCACAAGGGCTCGATCACCGTCGACGGCACCAGCCTGACCGTCAACGCGGTCGATGGCGCCGAGTTCGAACTGACCATCGTCCCGCACACCCTGGCCGAGACCATCATGGTCGACTACCAGGCCGGGCGTAAGGTCAACCTCGAAGTCGACCTGCTGGCTCGCTACCTGGAGCGCCTGCTGCTCGGCGACAAGGCCGCCGAGCCCAAGGCCTCGGGCCTGACCGAAAGCTTTCTCGCCGAACACGGCTACCTGAAGAATTGA
- the ribD gene encoding bifunctional diaminohydroxyphosphoribosylaminopyrimidine deaminase/5-amino-6-(5-phosphoribosylamino)uracil reductase RibD — MSERDHLFMARALRLARKGLYSTHPNPRVGCVIVRDGEIVGEGWHARAGEPHAEVHALRQAGERARGATAYVTLEPCSHHGRTPPCADALVAAGVGRVVAAMQDPNPQVAGRGLLRLANAGIEVLSGVLEAEARALNAGFIKRMESGLPLVRVKSAMSLDGRTAMASGESQWITGPAARAQVQRLRAQSSVVLSGADTVLADDARLTVRPDELGLGAEATFMAASRPPLRVLVDGRLRVPLSKSFFQVGPALVATCAAAAARDRYLADGHELLAVPGSNGHVDLRKLLLELAGRGVNEVLVEAGPRLAGAFARAGLVDEYRIFVAPKLLGSSARPLFELPLNRMAEAPELQIVDIRAVGDDWQITAVPKAR, encoded by the coding sequence ATGAGCGAGCGCGACCACTTGTTCATGGCGCGCGCCCTGCGGCTGGCGCGCAAAGGCCTGTACTCCACCCATCCCAATCCGCGTGTCGGCTGCGTCATCGTGCGCGATGGTGAGATCGTCGGCGAGGGCTGGCATGCCCGTGCCGGCGAGCCGCACGCCGAGGTGCACGCCCTGCGTCAGGCCGGCGAGCGCGCGCGCGGTGCCACCGCCTACGTCACCCTGGAACCCTGCAGCCACCACGGGCGTACGCCGCCCTGCGCCGATGCGCTGGTCGCCGCCGGGGTCGGCCGGGTGGTCGCAGCGATGCAGGACCCCAACCCGCAGGTCGCCGGGCGCGGCCTGTTGCGCCTGGCCAATGCCGGTATCGAAGTGCTGTCCGGCGTGCTGGAGGCCGAGGCGCGAGCGCTCAATGCCGGTTTCATCAAGCGCATGGAGAGCGGGCTGCCGTTGGTGCGGGTCAAATCAGCGATGAGTCTCGATGGCCGCACGGCCATGGCCAGCGGCGAGAGCCAGTGGATCACCGGGCCGGCGGCGCGTGCGCAAGTCCAGCGCCTGCGCGCGCAGTCCAGCGTGGTGCTCAGCGGCGCCGACACCGTGCTGGCGGACGATGCCCGGTTGACCGTGCGCCCTGACGAGCTGGGGTTGGGTGCCGAAGCCACCTTTATGGCGGCTTCGCGGCCGCCGCTGCGGGTGTTGGTCGATGGCCGGCTGCGGGTACCGCTGAGCAAGTCCTTCTTCCAGGTCGGCCCGGCGCTGGTGGCCACCTGCGCGGCCGCTGCTGCGCGCGACCGCTACCTGGCCGACGGCCACGAACTGCTCGCCGTACCGGGCAGCAATGGTCACGTCGATTTGCGCAAGTTGTTGCTGGAGCTGGCCGGCCGTGGCGTCAACGAAGTGCTGGTAGAGGCCGGGCCGCGTCTGGCTGGCGCCTTTGCCCGTGCCGGGCTGGTGGACGAGTACCGCATCTTCGTCGCGCCCAAGCTGCTGGGTTCCAGTGCTCGGCCGTTGTTCGAGCTGCCGCTCAACCGTATGGCCGAGGCGCCGGAGTTGCAGATTGTCGATATCCGCGCCGTGGGCGACGACTGGCAGATCACCGCGGTGCCCAAGGCCAGGTAG
- the nrdR gene encoding transcriptional regulator NrdR, with amino-acid sequence MHCPFCAANDTKVIDSRLVAEGDQVRRRRECVACGERFTTFETAELVMPRLIKQDGSRQPFDEEKLRAGMQRALEKRPVSVERLEEAIARIKQQLRATGEREVKSLVLGELVMTELSKLDEVAYIRFASVYRRFQDLNEFREEIERLAREPSKSR; translated from the coding sequence ATGCATTGTCCCTTCTGCGCCGCCAACGACACCAAAGTCATCGATTCCCGTCTGGTCGCCGAGGGCGATCAGGTGCGCCGCCGCCGCGAATGCGTGGCCTGCGGCGAACGTTTCACCACCTTCGAAACCGCCGAACTGGTGATGCCGCGCCTGATCAAGCAGGACGGCAGCCGTCAGCCTTTCGATGAAGAGAAGCTGCGCGCCGGCATGCAGCGTGCGCTGGAAAAACGCCCGGTAAGCGTCGAGCGCCTGGAAGAGGCCATCGCCCGCATCAAGCAGCAACTGCGTGCCACCGGCGAACGCGAGGTGAAATCGCTGGTGCTCGGTGAGTTGGTGATGACCGAACTGAGCAAGCTCGACGAGGTGGCCTACATTCGTTTCGCCTCGGTCTACCGGCGCTTCCAGGACCTCAACGAGTTCCGCGAAGAGATCGAACGCCTGGCCCGCGAACCGTCGAAAAGCCGATGA
- a CDS encoding 50S ribosomal protein L11 methyltransferase, which yields MRPPEALQQALSELLGDARLVAETLPGTDIALWLIDASNMDRAFNPEETRRILEEPPYWCFCWASGLVLARWLAERPEWVRGKRVLDFGAGSGVAAIAAAKAGAADVVACDLDPVALAASRANAELNGVTLNYSEDFFAEADRYDLILVADVLYDRANLPLLDHFLSRGRQALVADSRVKDFQHPLYQRLALLDGCTWPDLAEPAEFREVSLYHAARPL from the coding sequence ATGAGGCCACCCGAAGCGCTGCAGCAGGCACTGAGCGAACTGCTCGGCGATGCCCGCCTGGTGGCCGAAACGCTGCCGGGTACCGATATCGCCCTGTGGCTGATCGACGCCAGCAATATGGATCGCGCGTTCAACCCCGAGGAAACCCGGCGCATCCTCGAAGAGCCGCCCTACTGGTGCTTCTGCTGGGCCAGCGGCCTGGTGCTCGCCCGCTGGCTGGCCGAACGCCCCGAGTGGGTACGCGGCAAACGCGTGCTGGATTTCGGCGCAGGCTCCGGCGTGGCTGCCATCGCCGCAGCCAAGGCGGGTGCCGCCGACGTGGTGGCCTGCGACCTCGACCCCGTGGCGCTGGCCGCCAGCCGCGCCAATGCCGAGCTCAACGGCGTGACGCTGAACTACTCGGAAGATTTCTTCGCCGAAGCCGACCGCTACGACCTGATTCTGGTCGCCGACGTGCTTTACGATCGCGCCAACCTGCCGCTGCTCGATCATTTTCTCAGCCGCGGCCGTCAGGCGCTGGTGGCCGATTCGCGGGTCAAGGATTTCCAACATCCGCTCTACCAGCGCCTGGCGTTGCTGGATGGCTGCACCTGGCCGGACCTGGCCGAACCGGCGGAATTCCGCGAAGTCAGCCTGTATCACGCCGCGCGCCCCTTGTAA
- the trxA gene encoding thioredoxin produces the protein MSDSPYIFDISGAASFEQLVIENSFHKPVLVDFWAEWCAPCKALMPMLAKITEEYAGELLLAKVNCDIEQDIVMRFGIRSLPTVVLFKNGQPVDGFAGAQPEAAIREMLKPHVAEPAPAAADPMETAQALFAEGRFADTEALLKQVLTEDNENAAALILYARCLAERGELGEAETVLNAVKGDEHKQALAGAKAQLTFLRQAVDLPDAATLKSRLAQNAEDDEALYQLAVQQLARQQYEAALDGLLKLFVRNRSYSDGLPHKTLLQVFDLLGGDHPLVTTYRRKLYQAIY, from the coding sequence ATGAGTGACTCCCCCTACATCTTCGACATCTCCGGCGCCGCCAGCTTCGAGCAACTGGTGATCGAGAACTCCTTCCACAAACCGGTACTGGTGGACTTCTGGGCCGAGTGGTGCGCGCCGTGCAAGGCGCTGATGCCGATGCTGGCGAAGATTACCGAGGAATACGCCGGTGAATTGCTGCTGGCCAAGGTCAACTGCGATATCGAGCAGGACATCGTCATGCGTTTCGGCATTCGCAGCCTGCCGACCGTGGTGCTGTTCAAGAACGGTCAGCCGGTGGACGGCTTCGCCGGCGCCCAGCCGGAAGCGGCAATCCGCGAGATGCTCAAACCCCATGTCGCCGAACCGGCTCCTGCCGCTGCCGACCCGATGGAGACCGCCCAGGCGCTGTTCGCCGAAGGACGTTTTGCCGACACCGAAGCGCTACTCAAGCAGGTGCTGACGGAAGACAACGAGAACGCGGCCGCGCTGATTCTCTACGCCCGCTGCCTGGCCGAACGCGGCGAGCTGGGCGAGGCGGAAACCGTGCTCAACGCGGTCAAGGGTGATGAGCACAAGCAGGCGCTGGCCGGCGCCAAGGCGCAGCTGACTTTCCTGCGCCAGGCCGTCGACCTGCCAGACGCTGCCACGCTGAAAAGCCGCCTGGCGCAGAATGCCGAGGATGACGAAGCGCTGTATCAACTGGCAGTGCAACAACTGGCGCGCCAGCAGTACGAAGCGGCGCTGGACGGCCTGCTCAAGCTGTTCGTGCGCAATCGCAGCTACAGCGACGGCTTGCCACACAAGACCCTGCTGCAAGTGTTCGATCTGCTCGGCGGCGACCACCCGCTGGTCACCACATACCGCCGCAAGCTGTATCAGGCGATCTACTGA
- a CDS encoding DUF2796 domain-containing protein, which yields MRHLLLALPFALLPLVAAQAHEHGHDHDHEHSHDSLGAHEHGVASLNAALDGNLLELQFESPAMNLVGFEHAAKSDADKAKVAAAKRELEQPVSLFALTSGDCKATQVELQSPLFAGKAHDHKHDHHDHKHEGEHSDIHAHYRFECAKANELKQLDLAELFKRFPATEKIQVQLIGPNGQQGVELTPAQPRLSF from the coding sequence ATGCGCCACCTGCTGCTCGCCCTGCCCTTCGCCCTGTTGCCCCTGGTCGCTGCCCAGGCTCATGAGCACGGCCATGATCACGACCACGAACATTCCCACGACAGCCTGGGAGCCCACGAGCATGGTGTCGCCAGCCTCAATGCCGCGCTGGACGGCAACCTGTTGGAGCTGCAATTCGAAAGCCCGGCGATGAACCTGGTCGGCTTCGAACATGCAGCCAAAAGCGATGCCGACAAGGCCAAGGTCGCGGCCGCCAAGCGCGAGCTGGAGCAACCCGTCAGCCTGTTCGCCCTGACCAGCGGCGACTGCAAGGCCACCCAGGTCGAACTGCAAAGCCCCCTGTTCGCTGGCAAGGCGCACGACCACAAGCATGACCATCACGATCACAAGCACGAAGGCGAACACAGCGACATTCATGCGCACTACCGCTTCGAATGCGCCAAGGCCAACGAATTGAAACAACTGGATCTGGCCGAGCTGTTCAAACGCTTCCCCGCCACCGAGAAGATTCAGGTACAACTGATCGGCCCGAACGGCCAACAGGGCGTGGAACTGACTCCAGCTCAGCCACGTCTGTCTTTCTGA
- a CDS encoding ABC transporter ATP-binding protein: MTQPLIELADLGFAWPGQAQLLDIPHFTLAPGETLFLKGPSGSGKTTLLGLLGGVQRAQSGHIRLLGQDLGKLSAGARDRFRVDHTGYIFQQFNLLPFLSVRENVELPCRFSRLRAERARQRHGSIDAAAAALLDHLGLRAELLGRRADELSIGQQQRVAAARALIGQPELVIADEPTSALDFDAREAFLQLLFAECRAAGASLLFVSHDQSLAPLFDRSLSLGELNRATRAQEA; the protein is encoded by the coding sequence ATGACCCAACCTCTGATCGAACTCGCCGATCTCGGCTTCGCCTGGCCTGGCCAGGCGCAGTTGCTGGATATTCCCCATTTCACCCTGGCGCCTGGCGAGACCCTGTTTCTCAAGGGCCCCAGCGGCAGCGGCAAGACCACCCTGCTCGGCCTGCTGGGTGGCGTGCAGCGAGCGCAAAGCGGCCATATCCGCCTGCTCGGCCAGGACCTGGGCAAGCTTTCGGCGGGTGCCCGTGATCGCTTCCGTGTCGATCACACCGGCTACATCTTCCAGCAGTTCAACCTGCTGCCCTTTCTCTCAGTGCGCGAGAACGTCGAACTGCCCTGCCGCTTCTCGCGCTTGCGCGCCGAACGCGCGCGCCAGCGCCATGGCAGCATCGATGCCGCCGCCGCGGCACTGCTCGATCACCTCGGCCTGCGCGCCGAGCTGCTCGGCCGCCGCGCCGACGAACTGTCCATCGGCCAGCAACAACGTGTTGCTGCCGCGCGCGCACTGATCGGCCAGCCGGAACTGGTGATCGCCGACGAACCCACCTCGGCGCTGGACTTCGACGCCCGCGAAGCCTTCCTGCAATTGCTTTTCGCCGAATGCCGCGCCGCCGGCGCCAGCCTGCTGTTCGTCAGCCACGACCAGAGTTTGGCCCCGCTGTTCGACCGCAGCTTGTCGCTGGGCGAACTCAATCGCGCCACGCGCGCCCAGGAGGCCTGA